The following are from one region of the Silene latifolia isolate original U9 population chromosome 9, ASM4854445v1, whole genome shotgun sequence genome:
- the LOC141598845 gene encoding F-box/FBD/LRR-repeat protein At1g13570-like: MRSPSVTFNHLNELCLSDLNLSKFAHFRYLLSMIKCCPYIKKLDISVIQDSKYARQHILDFDYNYKLDHLYEVNIEHITGSSAELKLVEYLLAISVVLKNVFFKSVNCDTTELQLKMSKTLMEFPRASPKARLLFLENEEQ, encoded by the exons ATGAGATCTCCGTCAGTCACATTCAACCACTTAAACGAACTTTGTTTAAGTGACCTGAATTTGAGTAAATTTGCTCATTTCCGTTATCTGTTGTCCATGATTAAATGTTGTCCCTACATTAAGAAGCTCGACATTTCA GTAATTCAAGATAGTAAATATGCTCGCCAGCACATTCTCGACTTCGATTACAACTACAAATTGGATCACCTCTATGAGGTCAATATTGAGCATATCACGGGATCAAGTGCAGAACTCAAACTGGTTGAATATCTGCTTGCCATTTCAGTTGTCCTCAAAAACGTATTCTTCAAGTCTGTTAACTGTGATACTACTGAGTTGCAACTGAAGATGTCGAAAACGCTGATGGAGTTCCCAAGAGCATCTCCAAAAGCGCGTCTTTTATTTCTAGAGAATGAG GAACAATAA
- the LOC141598836 gene encoding F-box/FBD/LRR-repeat protein At1g13570-like translates to MACSKSSKKMGDFFENAPDIVIGKILENLPINLAAQTSVLSKRWRCAWLSLKSLIFDRDFWKELRMNGSYDYQKFSLTISNILLHHRGSVHDFCLHILHDASRDRTNHSEWISFLSKNGVRKITIISYWYKKMDITSYIFWCRELVSLELKGFRLCPPPTDFSGFPNLKHLVLENIHFKQNIFSNLIENCRMLETLILVEWSGMDHIVIDAPSLQTLVLNGHFESLAFRNIRSLRSISMGLKILPDKLVTAATIDVVNLLASSCQLQYIKFDGHLCKLFAAGGIIRSSSVSFNHVHELCLINLSLSEFGVLRDLLSLIECCPNIKKLDISVISGENENENVGQQISDFNYNYKLDDLREVKIKGIIGSIVELKLVEYLLAISPVLENLFFKSDRISIESELKMSRALMGFPRASTKARLLFDLFL, encoded by the exons ATGGCTTGTTCCAAGTCTTCTAAAAAAATGGGGGATTTTTTTGAGAATGCTCCGGATATTGTGATTGGTAAAATCCTTGAAAACTTGCCGATTAACCTGGCTGCACAAACAAGTGTGTTGTCCAAACGATGGAGATGTGCTTGGTTATCACTAAAGAGCCTCATCTTTGATCGTGATTTCTGGAAGGAGCTCAGAATGAACGGGAGTTATGATTATCAAAAATTTAGTCTGACTATCAGCAATATACTCCTCCATCACAGAGGTTCCGTTCATGACTTTTGCCTTCATATTTTACATGATGCAAGTAGGGATCGTACAAATCACAGCGAATGGATATCTTTTCTATCAAAAAACGGAGTCAGAAAGATCACAATTATCAGCTATTGGTATAAAAAAATGGATATTACTTCTTATATCTTCTGGTGCAGGGAGTTAGTAAGCCTAGAGCTCAAAGGCTTCCGTTTATGTCCTCCGCCTACTGATTTCAGTGGTTTTCCAAATCTGAAGCACCTTGTGCTCGAGAATATTCACTTTAAGCAAAACATTTTTTCTAATTTGATTGAAAATTGTAGAATGCTTGAAACGTTAATACTTGTGGAGTGGAGCGGTATGGATCATATTGTAATAGATGCACCTAGTCTCCAGACCCTTGTATTAAATGGCCATTTTGAGTCTCTAGCTTTCAGAAATATTCGTAGTCTCAGGAGCATATCAATGGGCTTGAAGATACTGCCGGACAAACTCGTAACTGCTGCAACAATTGATGTTGTCAACCTTCTTGCAAGTTCTTGTCAACTTCAGTACATTAAGTTTGATGGTCACTTGTGTAAG TTATTTGCTGCAGGTGGCATCATAAGATCTTCATCGGTCTCATTCAACCACGTACATGAACTTTGTCTAATTAATCTAAGTTTGAGCGAATTTGGTGTTCTCCGTGACCTTCTGTCCTTGATTGAATGTTGTCCCAACATTAAGAAGCTAGACATTTCA GTTATTTCAggtgaaaatgaaaatgaaaatgtcGGCCAGCAGATCTCTGACTTCAATTACAACTACAAATTGGATGACCTCCGCGAGGTCAAAATTAAGGGTATCATAGGATCAATTGTGGAACTCAAATTGGTTGAATACCTGCTTGCCATTTCACCTGTCCTCGAAAATCTGTTCTTCAAGTCTGATAGAATCAGTATTGAGTCAGAACTGAAGATGTCAAGAGCGCTGATGGGTTTCCCAAGAGCATCTACTAAAGCGCGtctattatttgatttatttctctag
- the LOC141598830 gene encoding F-box/FBD/LRR-repeat protein At1g13570-like: MVDFFSNVPDIVIDTILEKLPIRMAAQTSVLSKQWRQAWLSLQHLRFDSGFQEQQKNKDGSCDWRKNSRIISSILLHHRGHVRDFILYVPDDADEDHMNLSQWISFLSQNGIQKVIISNWDCKVFITPYIFRCSDLVYLSLGNFSLNPPPSCFHGFPKLTYLSLVDFKFSRPNIFLSLIENCKMLATLRLDTWSGMDHVVIDSPRLQTLIIKGEFDSLAFRNVRSLKSISLCLKTMPKKVLTVETVDAINHLASSCQLQSIHFEGYLCQLLAAGGAVRSPPVTFNHLNELRLSNLNLSKFDVFRYLLSMIECCPYIKKLDISVIPGEKVGLGGHIFDLNYKYKLDRLRVVNIEGITGSSAELKLVEYVLAISASLENLFFKSGKCDTDSERKMSRALMRFPRASPKASLVCLDT; the protein is encoded by the exons ATGGTGGATTTTTTCAGCAATGTTCCGGATATTGTGATTGATACAATCCTTGAAAAGTTACCTATACGCATGGCTGCGCAGACAAGCGTGTTGTCAAAACAATGGAGACAGGCTTGGTTATCACTGCAGCATCTCAGGTTTGATTCTGGTTTCCAAGAGCAGCAAAAAAATAAGGATGGAAGTTGTGATTGGCGAAAAAACAGTCGCATTATTAGCAGTATACTACTCCATCACAGGGGTCACGTTCGTGACTTTATTCTTTATGTTCCGGATGATGCAGATGAGGATCATATGAATCTCAGCCAATGGATATCTTTTCTATCACAAAACGGAATTCAAAAGGTCATAATTAGCAATTGGGATTGTAAAGTGTTTATTACTCCTTATATCTTCCGGTGCAGCGATCTAGTGTACCTAAGCCTCGGCAACTTCTCTTTAAATCCTCCGCCTTCTTGTTTCCATGGGTTTCCTAAACTTACGTACCTTTCACTGGTGGATTTTAAGTTTAGTAGACCAAACATTTTCCTTAGTTTGATTGAAAATTGTAAAATGCTGGCAACATTAAGACTTGATACCTGGTCTGGTATGGATCATGTTGTAATTGATTCACCTCGTCTCCAAACCTTGATAATAAAAGGCGAGTTTGATTCTCTAGCGTTCAGAAATGTTCGCAGTCTTAAAAGCATATCATTGTGCTTGAAGACGATGCCAAAAAAAGTCCTAACCGTTGAAACAGTTGATGCTATCAATCATCTTGCGAGTTCTTGTCAACTTCAgtccattcactttgaaggttaCTTGTGTCAG TTGTTGGCTGCAGGTGGCGCTGTAAGATCTCCTCCGGTCACATTCAACCACTTAAATGAACTTCGTCTGAGTAACCTAAATTTGAGCAAATTTGATGTTTTCCGTTACCTTTTGTCCATGATTGAATGTTGTCCCTACATTAAGAAACTCGATATTTCA GTTATTCCAGGTGAAAAAGTTGGCCTTGGCGGGCACATATTCGACTTGAATTACAAGTACAAACTGGATCGCCTACGTGTGGTCAATATTGAGGGTATCACAGGATCAAGTGCGGAACTCAAATTGGTTGAATACGTACTTGCCATTTCAGCTTCCCTAGAAAATCTGTTCTTCAAGTCTGGTAAATGTGATACTGATTCGGAGCGAAAAATGTCAAGAGCGCTGATGAGGTTCCCAAGAGCATCTCCAAAGGCATCGCTTGTTTGTCTAGATACATAG